The Paenibacillus sp. FSL H7-0357 nucleotide sequence AAGCGCGTTTCTTGTACCATCGTCCCATAACTATTGCCGGGATTAAGAAATAGAGCGCTAACACTACGTAAACAGGCGTAATCAGGCCTACAATCAGCAGTACTGGCAGTAGATGTACAATAAACTGTTTAGTACTCAGAGTAGTGAATAGCACTACAGCCGGAATAATCAAGAAAAGGGTAGTGATAATGAGCAGCGGGGTTGATAAGGATAGCAGCAGCAGCAAGTAGACGATGCTCCATGCCACAGATGTCCAGCGAAATTTCAACAGTATTCACCTCTTACGCATATGTTCTTCTAACGCAGATATATCCTGGTACCATTCTTCAAGCTGATGCCCTTCCTGCCTGTGCTTTCTAAGCTTTTCGATTAATAAATCATCCAGCTCTCGATAGGGAATACCCAGTCTGCGCCCCAGAATATATGAGCTCATAATCAGGCTGGCCAGACTGTCGCCCACACGGGCGGTGCTGCCTTCCCACAATGCCTTGAACAGCCTTGAGACTTGATCAATTACTTCGGTTTTTAACCACTCAATTACCTTGGCGCGTTTGGCCACATCCAAATCCTTCGGCACATTGGGCATGTCTCTTAACCTCCGGCAAAAAGCATTATTCTCCATTATAGCATAAATATTTCCCAGCCACACGGGACGTCAGCCCCCCGGAAAGAGCCCTGCTTGTCTCCAGACAATAGGCCCGTTAACACCGCTTCTACGGGCCATCCCTCTTCAAAAAAGGCCCGCATTCCGTTTGTTGCCGGAAATACAGGCCTTGCTGCATTTGCATCTGATGCATCAATAAATTATAACGATTCCTGCGATTGCCGCGAAACAACCTTCTCACAATATTCAATAATTTGACTCCGGCGGACAATACCGATAAATCGGTTCATATCGTCGACCACCGGCACAAAGTTCTGCACCTTGGCCAGATTAATCAAATCCTCCATATCGGCGTCGATCGATACCGGCAGATTGTTCATCCGCAGCGGCACATCTTTAAGCAAATATTTTGAAGCATTTTCAAACGTAACCGCCCCGCCCGAGTCCTTCATGTACCAGAGCAAATCGCCTTCTGTTACGGTTCCGGCATATTCCCCGTTCCGGTTCAGGATCGGTACAGCAGTATAGCGGTGAAATTCCATCCGTTCCAGAGTCTGCCGCAGCGTTGAATCCAGTGTCACGCACGCGACCTCCTGCTTCGGAAGTAAAAAAAACGCAATATTCATCTCTTGATCCTCCTCAAAGAGTTCCGAAGGAATTAACACTTACCTTCCCCTTGTTACAGGGCCATTGTAGTTATACGCCTACGCGAGCAATAAGTTCCATCTCATTATACCATGAAGACAGTAAGCAGCAGCCACTAACCTTGCACATGGCTGCTGCTTTTTTAAGGATATTATATTGGTCCTGACCGTTCTATTGTGCTTGAGCTGTAGCCTTAGGCTCCAGCGCGTTCTCCGCTTTGCCCGGCTCAATCAGCTGATCAACCGGTGTGCTGGCACTCATCCAATTGTCGATCAAGGCCTTCGCTTCCTTCAAGTCTTCTTCATCAATGATATCGTAATACAATCCGTTGATACGCTCCCCTTCACCCATCACGGTAAAGCTGGAAATATCCATGTCTTTGCCGCTCATGAATTTCTTGGCCAGGCTAATAATGGTGGACGGCTCGATATCGGTCTTGAAATTTTCACCCATAATGTCCAGCAGCTCAGGGATCTTGCCGATTTGACTGATTGATAACATTTTATTCGCAACCACATCAATAAAGACCTGTTGCCGCTTGGTCCGGTTAAAATCACTGTCCTCCCGGTAACGGGTATAATTGAGTGCTTCTTCCCCATCGTAGTTCGGTTTGCCGCCCTCAATCGTAAATTTCTCATGATCCTTGCCTTTGTTTACGATATCCTTCTTAATCGGCAGCGGTACGCCTCCAATGGCATTCACCGCATCCTTGAGGCCTTGGAAATTAATTGTGGCATAATATTGAATATCGTGCCCCAGCAGCGCCTCCAGCGTATCCTTAGCCATTTGCTGGCCGCCAAATGCGTAAGCATGTGTGATTTTGTCTTTCTTGTTGTCATTATGCCCGATGATTTCGGTGTACGTATCACGCGGTATGGAAATGAGCAGCATCTTGTAATCCTCTGGACGAATGACCGCATAGATCATCGTATCGGATCGCGCCGTTTCATTTTCACGCTGGTCCGTACCCAGAAGCATGAGAGAGAACGGGTCGCTTTTATAAACAACCGGCTCCGGTTTGACTTTGTTGTCGTTCAGCGGCTGATAAGATTCTTCCGCCAATGTTTTTTCGACCCGGTCTGACAGGAAAAGATCAAAAGCCACGACGGCCAGCTGTTTTTGAAACAGAAAACCCCCGGCGAGGATGACTACAAGTGCTATAAGGGCAATATACCTTTTTTTCATTTTTTTCTTTTTCATCATTGGATTCCTTCTTTATGGTGGAATATACACAGGATTGCTTGAAGATCTATTTACAATGCTTGCCTGCTGCTTACCAGACAGTCATGACTGGGTGTCTTTTGTTGAACATGCTCTCTGCCCCTATTCAGTCTTAGTGTTCCCCCTTTCAGGAATTAGGGTCAATCTAATTGTTGAATAAACCTGGAAAACAACTTTGACACAGAAACAATATTTCTATTGTAATCACTTGACGCATAAAAAGAAACAACAAATACCGACATCATTTGTGCTGCAGCAACTTGTAATCCATAAAGTATATGACGAGCAAAACTCTATTTTGTTATGCAGCTTGACAAATAAATATTTAAAAACCTGCTGACAGCTTAGGCTTTAACACCAAAAGACCGCAACCTCCGCGATCTCTTGGGATGCGGTTTTTGCGGTCTCAAATGTCTAATCGATATCCTTAATCCACCACTTCTGCGGCTCCACAATATTGCTTATAGCATTCACTCTTACGCCCTGAAGTCGATGATTAACAGCAGTAATATTGGCCCGTTCGGCAAAAAAGATCATCGGAACCTCTTCGTTAATCAGCTTCTGCCACTCATAATACACCTGCTTGCGATGCTCCTTGTCATACGATTTGGTGCCCACACCCTCACGGATCAGTTCTTCGCTGCGTGTTGAATACCAGCGCGAATAATTCCACAGATCCGATGAGCGCCACAAGCCTGACGGATCCGGGTCACTGGCTAGTCCCCATACCCCGTTAAACAGCTCGACCGAAGGATCATCGTTCTCTACCGCTTCGTAGAACGTATTCAGCTCTTTCAGACTTCCGCCGTTTAGCTGTACATCTAGGCCGACCTTCCGCCAATTCTGCAGAATCGCCTGCGTGCGCGGCGCTGAGGTCTTGCTGCCGTTCATGGCATCATAGTGAATGATGAATTTAGCTCCCTTGGGGTCCTCGCGCAAGCCGTCGCCATCCACATCCACATATCCCGCTTCATCAAGCAATGACCTGGCAAGTTCAGGGTTATAGGGATAGGTAATAATTTCTGAATCGGCAATTTTGGCCCAGCTTGTACTGGGGACCGGAGTTTCAATCAGCGTTCCCAGCCCATTGGAGAATTTATTGATAATACCTTGACGGTCCAGTGCGTAATACATAGCTTTGCGCAAGCGCTTGTCTGCAAACTTGGGGTTATCCATGACATTTTGTTGTGTTACATCATCCCAATGTCCAAATTTGAAGCCTATGTATTCGTAGGAGAGCTCCGGTGACTGCAGAACCTCAATATTATCCAAGTCCTTTATGGCTGCAAAGTTATCCCGCGGAACCGTTCCAATATCGATCATGCCTTCCTCGAACTGGGGAGAAAGGCTCTCAGGATCCACTACCTTATATACAACAGCGTCAAGCAACGCCTTTCCCCGGTGATAATGGTCAAATCGCTTCATTTCCACAAGCTGCCCCGGCTGAATTTGCGTTACCTCGAAGGGGCCAATGCCAATTGGGTTTTTCCGCACCTGATCACTTTCCGGCATATCTTTAACAGCCACTCCGCTATAATATTTCTTGTTCATCGGATAAGGCCACAAATTGTCAATTGTATTCACGCGTGCGGCATTTACCGTAATTCTCAGCCGATATGGATCAATGACTTTGATTCCGGAGATTTCCTTCGCTTTTCCGCTATGATAATCTTCTACTCCCTTAATCATTTCCACGCTGTAATACCTTGAACCTGTGTAGTCAGGGCTGGCAATTGTCTCAAGTGCAAATTTCCAGTCTTCCACCGTCAGCTCATCGCCGTTATGCCAGCGGACACCGGGTTTAATGCTGAATGTGAACACGGTATGATCTTCGGATTCCTGCCAGGAAGCAATATTCGGTACGGTTGTCAGGTCATCCTCGACGGTAAACATAGCCTCCGTAATGAAATCAAGAACATTGGAATCATCATCTCCTTCAAAAAAAGCGGGTTCAAACAATCCCTGGAACGGAGAGGTGTAGCCATAGGTAACGGTACCCCCTGCCTTTGCTTCATCAGCCGTTTTGCTGAAGGATATTGTATTTGAATTATTGCTTAAGCCTAAACCGCTGCATGCTGAAAGTAGAAAAGCCATGAGCATCAGCATTCCGCCAAGTTTACGTTTATGCATGTATTCCTTCCTTTCTTCTGTTCCTCTAATCCTATATGGAAGCGTTTTCTAATGTTTATTTTACTGAATTTATTATTAAAATTTAGATGTCATTCCAATTTAAGCTATATATATCATATAATGCGTAAAATTTTTAAAACACGGTTTTGATAAACCACATTATAGAGGATATACAATATTCTCCGTAAAGAAAAGACCATATTTGTAACCTTTGTGCGGCGGACACAAAAAGGCCTGCCTTTTCGGGGCAGACCTCCGTTCAGAATTTATGCCTATTGTTCCTCATCCGTATGGATGATCGTCACGCCTTCAACATGTCTTTTTCGCATCAGCTTGCGCTTTTTACGGGTATCCTTGCTCTCGAAAATAATATCAAAATCATAATCGTCAGGATACAGCTCCTCTTTGGAGAGGTAGGGTTTCAGGCGTTTATGATTTATTTGCATTTTTTGCTTTTGAATCATGATCCCAACCATTCCCAAGTCATTTCGCTTCTCATACACAATTCCCGTTCTTCCAAGGGAGCTGACATACACCGCATCCCCTACCTCAAAACTTACGGCCTGCTTCTTGCTGTTTGCTTCCTCCGCAGAGTCAATCTGTTCTCCGCCTTCTTGTGTCCGCTCTTTGTCCTCTTCATTCGATTCAACGGACACTCTCACTCCGTCAGTCTTGTGCCCTGTGTGCCCGGCATTAGGGCTGCTCCAGACCACTCTCCCGCC carries:
- a CDS encoding LCP family protein, coding for MMKKKKMKKRYIALIALVVILAGGFLFQKQLAVVAFDLFLSDRVEKTLAEESYQPLNDNKVKPEPVVYKSDPFSLMLLGTDQRENETARSDTMIYAVIRPEDYKMLLISIPRDTYTEIIGHNDNKKDKITHAYAFGGQQMAKDTLEALLGHDIQYYATINFQGLKDAVNAIGGVPLPIKKDIVNKGKDHEKFTIEGGKPNYDGEEALNYTRYREDSDFNRTKRQQVFIDVVANKMLSISQIGKIPELLDIMGENFKTDIEPSTIISLAKKFMSGKDMDISSFTVMGEGERINGLYYDIIDEEDLKEAKALIDNWMSASTPVDQLIEPGKAENALEPKATAQAQ
- a CDS encoding MazG-like family protein — protein: MPNVPKDLDVAKRAKVIEWLKTEVIDQVSRLFKALWEGSTARVGDSLASLIMSSYILGRRLGIPYRELDDLLIEKLRKHRQEGHQLEEWYQDISALEEHMRKR
- the opp4A gene encoding oligopeptide ABC transporter substrate-binding protein, whose product is MHKRKLGGMLMLMAFLLSACSGLGLSNNSNTISFSKTADEAKAGGTVTYGYTSPFQGLFEPAFFEGDDDSNVLDFITEAMFTVEDDLTTVPNIASWQESEDHTVFTFSIKPGVRWHNGDELTVEDWKFALETIASPDYTGSRYYSVEMIKGVEDYHSGKAKEISGIKVIDPYRLRITVNAARVNTIDNLWPYPMNKKYYSGVAVKDMPESDQVRKNPIGIGPFEVTQIQPGQLVEMKRFDHYHRGKALLDAVVYKVVDPESLSPQFEEGMIDIGTVPRDNFAAIKDLDNIEVLQSPELSYEYIGFKFGHWDDVTQQNVMDNPKFADKRLRKAMYYALDRQGIINKFSNGLGTLIETPVPSTSWAKIADSEIITYPYNPELARSLLDEAGYVDVDGDGLREDPKGAKFIIHYDAMNGSKTSAPRTQAILQNWRKVGLDVQLNGGSLKELNTFYEAVENDDPSVELFNGVWGLASDPDPSGLWRSSDLWNYSRWYSTRSEELIREGVGTKSYDKEHRKQVYYEWQKLINEEVPMIFFAERANITAVNHRLQGVRVNAISNIVEPQKWWIKDID
- a CDS encoding CBS domain-containing protein, encoding MNIAFFLLPKQEVACVTLDSTLRQTLERMEFHRYTAVPILNRNGEYAGTVTEGDLLWYMKDSGGAVTFENASKYLLKDVPLRMNNLPVSIDADMEDLINLAKVQNFVPVVDDMNRFIGIVRRSQIIEYCEKVVSRQSQESL